In Macaca nemestrina isolate mMacNem1 chromosome 10, mMacNem.hap1, whole genome shotgun sequence, the genomic window gtcaccgcgcccggccctttttgtctgcttttttttttttagagatggggtcttgctatgacgcccaggctggcctcgaactcctgggccagGAGGATGCGAGGagcacttcagcctcctgagtagctgagactacaggtgtgtgctaccacgcacTGCTCCTTTCTTGTCTTGGTCACTTTGTGTACTCTGCCCATGTCTTTCCACAGGTCTGCTCCAGCTCAGCCACCTGCTGAAGGGACAGAAGGGACTGCCCCAGGTGGGGGTCCCCCTGGCCCTCCTCCTAACCTGACCAGTAACAGACGACTACAGCAAACCCAGGCACAAGTGGAGGAGGTAGGTAGATAGCTGTTTCTCTGAGTTTCCAACTCTAGGAGTTTGGAACAAAAGGGAACTTcttatcttttctcctttttttgtagGAGAACAGTCAAAAAGGCCCCGAGAGGCAGAGTACCCTTTAGAGTTGCACAGGGCCAGACTTGTGATTCTCTGGTTGTtgttctttcctctgtctttgGCAGGAAGCTTAGTAGCTTTGTTTCTGTGCCCTCCTCAGGTGGTAGACATCATACGTGTGAACGTGGACAAGGTCCTGGAGAGGGACCAGAAGCTGTCAGAGTTGGATGACCGAGCTGATGCCTTGCAGGCAGGAGCATCACAATTTGAGAGCAGTGCTGCAAAGCTAAAGAGGAAGTATTGGTGGAAAAACTGCAAGGTGAATTTTCTTGTCCCCTCCTCCATCTTTTCCTGGGCTTCCACTGGTAGAAGGCAAGAAAACCTTCAACTTCTACATTTCTTCCCTCTGATGGTGCAGTATCTCTCTGACCAGCATAATGCTTGAGAGGAAATCCGAAAAGCCTCCTTTTGAGATTGCATTACCCAGAATTGGCCACCAGGGTAGGCTAGAGTATTCGGAACCGCTATCAGGAAAAAAGTGATACCCTGAGGAGTTTGGAACGGTTAGTTAAGGAGCTTTTCCCCCATAGGAGTGgcctgcaaaaattttctcctgtctcatcctcagACACACCCAACATCAGCACAATGGCtcaggtatatgtatatatacacacacacacattatatatatacacacacaatatatatatacacacacacatatatacacacacacattatatatatacacacacataatatatatatacacacatacacatatatacacacacacatatatacacacacacaaaatatgtatatacacacacatatgtacacatacacattatatacacacatacaatatatatacacacacacataatatatatacacatacacacataatatatatacacacactatatatatacacacacataatatatatacacatacacacataatatatatgtacacacacaatatatatacacacacactatatatatacatacacatatatatacacacaatatatatacacacataatatatacacacaatatatatatacacacacatatatacacacacacataatatgtatacacacacattatatatatacacacataatatatatatacacataatatgtatacacacagatacacataatatatatatacacacacacacttcataatatataaatatatatatacacacacacacacttctttttcttttaaattagctTTCTCAggttgaaatatatatttttaaatgactgcaaCTTTTGGGAATGAGCTGAACACTTCACAGTGAAAACTGAACCAATTGGTTAAATATCCAGAGTCTGTATCTCTATTGGAATGCCTTCTAAAGCCCCAAGACACCAGGAACCAAGCAAAGAGGAGCTCAGTGCAGGTCCTGTGATGAATCTGAAAAGCTACAGACGTACTGAGGTTATGATCCCCTGGGAAGCAGAAGGGTAGGGCCTCTCTAAGAAGCCTGCAGTCTCCTGGGTGATGAGTGTTTTTTCCACTGTCCTGAGGGTGGAGGGAATTCTGTTTCCCACTAGAGATGTGGTTCTTTTCCTCATTCCTGAAATTCAAGGGCTCATTTTTTGTCCATGTTTCCTCAGATGATGATCATGCTGGGAGCCATCTGTGCCATCATCGTGGTAGTTATTGTAAGTAAGTATCGCTGAGGTTGCTGGTGGGTTGAAGAGGTGGGAAGGTCCTGGAGTcttctccctgcctgcctgcctgcctgcctggggAGTGGGGCTGCTCTGACTGAGGTATGGAGACCGCTGCTATGGGATCGTCACTTGGTTCGGGAGGGGGGAAGGGCAGAGACAAGGGATTTCTTTGATGGACAAGGCTTCCCCCTGCAAGGCATTGCAGGGAGATGGTGCCTCCTGTTCTGAAGAAGTAGGGCTATGCTGTGTGTCACTGGCTTGGGTTGGAGGGACATCGTGGGGATGGGGCACTTAACAATGGAAAGACCTGAATGTCCGGTAACTTGGTGTAATTTGCCCTCTTGTTttctcctgtctctttctcttttccgtCTGGGACTTCCTGATTCCTGTGTCCAGTCTACTTTTTTACTTGAGAATGTGCCACCCCTTCCCTGTTCTCCATTGCCATCCACACTCATGTCCTCTCCCCTCTGTTTGCTCTCTCAACACACGTCCCCACCCACCGTCCTCCATTCCAGCCCAGGCTTCTCCATCACCCATTCCTCCTTTTGCGTTGCGTTCATTTGCACTCTGTCCCTCGACAGTAGAAATGCTGCTCGTGGTGCAATCTAAGTCACTACCTGAAGAGCAACAGCTGGCGCCTCCTCCCCACGCGCTTCTTCTGTACTCTCAAGTTCCCCCAAAGCCCCAGAGAGTTGGAGGCCACgggaaggggcagggaggggagtaGCTGAGGCGAAGTACCCGTGAAGCTGCCCAGACTTGGGAGGAGAAGAGTATCGGTGCCCATGATGTCTCCTAGAAAACCTGGTTACTGGCAGGGGCTAGAGAGGGACTGGGAAGATGGCAGCTCACTCAGTGCTGCCTGGTCATGTGGAGCCTTCCCTCCTGAGCCAGGCCTGGAGAGGGTCCTGGCGGTGGACCAAAGTCCAACTTGGTTTCAGTGCAGCACGCTTTTCGAAAGTAAAACTTGCTTTTTGTAGTTATTTCTAATCTGTTCGTCCAGGATTTTCTATGTCTTTGGGGATCTTACAACTTTACTTTGTTCTCCAGAGGTCTGGAGAACACTTATGGATTGTGAAAATAGCAGGACTTGTTTCCATCCTAGAAGCAGTCCCATGTGCTTCTAACTGGAAGGagctttctcttctttatattttctacagCATTCCGTATGAGGGCACCAAATAAATTCATCTAGCCAGTAGTTTAGCCAAATAATTTCACCTAGCTCCCAGTTAATTGTTGGCATAAAGAGAGAGATTGCCTATTAGTTATAGAGAAACAGTGAGTCAAGTGCTTGATTTGAAAGTAACAAGCTCAGAGGAAGCCACTCCTTGCCCTCGTTAAAGAGGGTCCCGTTCCTCTCTTCCTGTTGATGAAGGGGTGTGAGGGTGTTAGAAGTGTGAGATCTTTGGATACCCATGGAATCTCTTCCTCCACACCACCCGTGCCCTTGCCAAAGACAGGGATGAGGCAAGAGGTCCTTCCTGAGGCCCTGCTGATCCTCAGGATGCAGAGAAGTCGTGTAGACCCACCAGCCCCACCTTGCGGGGAGGCGTGCCAGCCTGTGACAGGTGTCGTTGTGTATTGCTGTGCTGTCACGGCGCCTTCTCCTTGAGAACCGCCTGTCTGTTCTTCCTGCAGTATGTTCCCCTTCGAACCACCCTTACCTGTCTGAATTCTACTttgcctcctttctcttcctcctctttgcaTGGTTTATGTGTATAGACAGTGGAACCTGAGGATGGGATCTGCTCAGCCTATCTTCAGGGCAATTGCTGAGCTTCAGGATGGGTTATTAATGTGGGATAAACCCAGGTGCAAGGGGAGGAGGACAGGCTGGGAACAGAGTGGGGAATACCCATAGCCCTTTATTCCTTCCTCCCTCAGTCCACGAACAGGAAGAGGGTGAGGCCATGCTGGGCAGGGTCTGGATGCCCACTTTCCATGCGGCAGCATTTCATTGCACAAAACCATCCTTCCTTTCCCTTCGCCCTTGTTTCCCATATTCCCTTCGTCCTGCCCCAGGGCGGGACTGAAGAGCTGGAAGAAAGCAGTCAGTACCCTCCCAACGGCCCCCCTCGAAGGTCTCCACTCTCCTCTGGGCTCCTCCTTGCCTAATGCAGGGGGTCACCGCTGGAGAAGAACCACCACTGTCCTCGATGTGTCCCAAGCCTGGAGCAAATCGTTCCTCTTGGCTCTCCCAGCCCTATTACAGAAATCATTCCTGGGTTTCTGTCCCTCTGAGGCTCACCAGGTGTAGTTGGCTTTGTTCTTTGGGGGTATTAGcccttctactttctttctcaCCCACCCTGTACCCTCTTCTGTGTGTCTTTGCTATCCCCCTTCCCTCCCACCACTCATGTGCATGAGCAAATGTGCAACTAAACCCTGGGACTTTGCAGTCAAATGAAGCTGAGCTTCCCACATCCCCTTCTTCGGTTTGCCATGAGACGATGTGGGGTTTCCACTGTGTGTCTGTCATcacctctttgtctttttttcctaaccCTGATCTCATACTTGTATAGAGTAATAACAACAGTTGTACTTCCACCAAAGGCATGTGGCATATTTACCAATTTCATGTATTCTGAACAAAggcaaaaaatacaaattcctaCCACTAAACTGGCTTGGTTGTTGTTTGGGTGGGAGTAGTTGGGGGGTTTGGGGGGAAGGGTGTCGTTTCTTTCTCGTAGTCTCATGTCACTTCAGGTCAGCTGGGCTGGCTTACATGTGCTGCACGGTCTTCCTGGAGATGGGAGGTCTGTGCGTCAGCACAGGAAGTGGTCTCCCAGCGTTCAGCCTGAAGCAGCCCAACTCTTGTAGGTGCTGGTGAGAGGAAGTGAGGACAGGAAGTTGCGTGGGCATCTCACACTAGCAAACAAGCGCAGGTTCCCTCAGGCCTCTTCTATCTGCCTCCTGTGCTCCTTCCTAGGTCCTTGGCCTGCTTGTCCTGTCCCAGAGGATGTGCCCAGATAAGGCTGTCAGTGAACACCTCCTTACCCCCTTTTCCCCATCATCCTCACATACAGTTTTGGTATGCTGAGTTCCACTGTATTGACCAGGcacattttagaaatgaataaaagGAGAAATCTCTCCCTTGCAGCTGAGGGAGTGAGGCATTTGCAGGTATCCTGAAACTCCCAGCAGTTATCCGAAGGAGCAGAACCCTAACTGCAGCAGAGATGCAACTGAGATGGAGCCCGGGGGTGCCTCTGAGGGCCTTTGTTCCCTACCTTAAACACTTTGCAAGTTAGAGCCGCTAGGCTTGGGGACAGGGCTCAATTGGGACCAGTGTGGAGGAAGACAGGAAAGTGGAAATGCTTGGTCACAGCAGACACAAGGGGCTTTTATTTTGACAGAGCCGAGTTTGGGAGGGGTAGCCCAGCCCCAGCCCGTGCCTCATTGTCCCTCACTTGTTCCTTCTCCATTTCTTCCAGCTTTGTTTTCCTATCACCACACCACCAACCTGGCTCTTTAGTCTTAACCTCCATCTGGACATTCTGCCTTCTTCTTGTCCCCTCACTTCTTCCTGTTCTCCGCCTTGGTGCATGAGCCCAGGGTGCACAGTGAAGGAAGGCAGAGGCCTATGCAGAGCCAGGCCCAGTGACCCGTGAGCTGGTACCACCTTCATGCCTTTTTAGCTCTGCGACTTGACTTAGAGTCCTTCTGGGAGCACATGACTGCTCTTTCTTTctactctgaggcaggagagtggctaCCCAGAGTGCCTTAGAGTCTTGACAGACCTTAGGGAGGTAGCTAGGAGAAAACAAGAGGGAACACGActggtttcattttcatttagggCAAACTCAAAAGCAGGAGGCTGTGATGGGTGGGTGGCTGGAGCTTGGGGCATCTGGACTTCCACCGTGGTCTGGGTGGGGAGGTGGTTAGAGTGGGTGAGGTGGGCCAGGTCCAGAGCCAAGGGCAACCAGGGTCTTACCTTGGCGTCTCTGAAGCCCCAGGAACAACAGTGCAAGAAGGAAGAGGCTGCTGGCAACGATGACTCCCAAGGCTGTTCTCTGCTCTGTAGGTGAGAACAACATGGGCGGGGATTATCGTGTGCAGGAATCATGAGCTGAGCCCTCACCTGCAGTGTCCACCCCAGGGAGGAGGAGctaaggagtgtgtgtgtgagtcccTGGTTGAGGAGCCTGGAACAAGGCACCCAGCAGCATTTGTACTTATTCATAAGGTTGCTGGATACTCGTGGGTTACTCCACACAGAATTCTCTACCTCTTCTCACCTAAGGacgagtttttaaaaattgctttgcaAGTGAGATTTAGGTTGGTTTATTTGTTAAGAGTTAACTTgcctggacacagtggctcatgcctgtaatcccagaaatttgggaggctgagatgggcggatggcttgagctcaggagttcaagaccagccttggcaacatggtgaaaccctgtctctaccaaaaatacaaaaaattagctgggcgtgttggtgtgcgcctgtggtcccagctactcgggaggctgaggtgggaggatcacgagcctgggaggcagaggttgcagtgagtcgagattgtgccactgcactcgagcctgggcgacagagtgaaaccctatctcaaaacaaaataaaacaaagcaaaacaaaataaaaacaacctgTAACTGGGATTTTGTAAATAGTTGGGGAATGATGTGAGCTGAGGTGAAACCTCAGTTTTGGGGAAGTTCACAGTCTAATGAGCGACCAAATGCCCAGTGCTCCTGGATGTTTCCATTTTGAGTTGCGGGTTCTTTCCTGTCCCTTTCCTGTTTAAAACCTTTCAacaggcagggtgcggtggctcatgcctgtaatcccagcactttgggaagccgaggcggacagatcatttgaggtcaggagatcgagatcagcctggccatcatggtgaaaccccatctctactaaaaacacaaaattagccaggcttggtggtgcatgcctgtaatcccatctacttgggaggctgaggcaggaggatggccttgaacccaggatgtggaggttgcagtgagctgagatcgtaccactgcactccagcctggggaacagagcaacattctgtatcaaataaataaaatgaaataaataaataaataaataaataaataaataaataaataaaacctttcaACAGCATGCTATGGCTCTCAGGAATTTCCATCTTGAAGGCCCAGTGAGATCTACAGGGTTTAATTAAGCCCGTAAGGGGAATCCGGTTGCCTGTTTTTCACATTCTCTCTTTACCATTGATTGataggtgaccttgggcaaattcaTTGACATCTGCAAGTGCCAGTttactcacctgtaaaatgggagtcaTAATCCATAAAATCATACATTTAAGTGTTTTCTACAGTGCTTGATTCatgtaaatgctcaataaatagaaTTACCTCCGAATCTTCAGAGCCACTTTCCCTTTTTCCCATATACCCTAGGCTTTAGCTGTGCTGAGTTACTTGCAATTCTCCAAAGTTTCTTTAGGCTGTTGTATGATTTGGCTTTCATATATGCTATTGTTTCTATCTTGAGTTTCCCTTCCCTCTAAGCTAGTTAACTTggctcaaatgtcatcttctctGCCTACTTAGTCTTGTCTCTGTCACTGGACTGATCTCTTGGAGGGCATGATGAGGAATTACTCATCTGGGATCTCCAGCCTTAAGCACATTGCCTGGCCCCCTGGAGGCTGGAGTATAATGAAGTCTCAGGGGATGTGTGGTAGAAGCTGTGGCAGCTGCCACCTTGGGAAAGACAACCAGGAGCTGAGGCAGCAGCATGAAGCCAGGGCTGTGAACAAAGTGGATGGGCAGCAGAACAAGGCCATAGatgagctggggcaggagagccATGAGCCCTAGTGTGGAGGTGGGGAAAGGGAGGACACTCCCAGTACCTGGTGGGACAACCTGGGTGCTGGCCCCAAGGGGCTCCTCCAGAGAGATGTGGGTGACCTGGCAGGTGTAAGTGGCACCTGCAGAGCCAGGTTCTGCGATGAGAGAGGAGGAGATGCTGTAGGTGCCTGCCACGCTTTGCCTGAGGCTGGAAAAGGAGGCACCAGAGACTTGGACTGGGGATCCGCCCAGCTCCTGTCGGGTCCATGTCACTGCCACATCCAGAGGATAATAGCCAGCAATGTCACAGATGAGGGTGGGCAGCAGAGCTTCGTTTGCCAAGCTCAGTCGTACTTTGGGGGAAGCTGGAGAAAGAATGAGGAATAAGATTACACATGGATCTAACTGGGGACAGCGGAAGAGCCTGAGGCCTTTTCTTCCTGCCAGGATGAGAGTAGATTGTGGAGGCTAAAGTGTCCCTTGGTGGTGTACCAAGGTGAGGGTGTGTGCAGGGCCCACCTGGATGCAGGCCGTaagtgggggcggggggggttACATTTTCCAGAAAAGTGATAGTTGTAAAGCCAACTAAAGGTTGGCTGGCTTCTTACCGTCATTCTAAgccagatatatatatttttaagatgatgtcttgctctgttgcccaggctggagtgcagtggcatctcagctcactgcaacctctgcctcctgggttcaagcaattcgtctgcctcagcctcctgagtagctgggactacaggcgtgcaccaccacgcctggctattttttgtatttttagtagagatggagtttcaccatattgaccaggctggtgtcaaactcctgacctcgtgatctgcctgccttggcctcccaaagtgctgggattataggcgtgagccaccgcgcccagcctctacgCCAGAGATTTTAAAGGATAGCAGTGATAATGGTCAGAACCGCTTCCACTGCCCTGCCTTGGTTTGCTGCTGCTGCCATTCAGGATGTGGTCCAAAAGGACTGGGGTGATGGAGACAGCCGGCCACAGCAGGGCAGCAGGATCCTGGACTGGAAATCTCTTGGTGGAATTATCCTGGAGTCCAGCGGGACTCCTTATGTGATGCCATCTGTGCTTCCGCGGTGAAGATGGCATGTAAGTGGTGGGACTGAAGCCTGCTTCTCAGGAAAGCACTCTTGCATTTGGGTCCCAGTCTGAAAACGCTCCCAGTGGACATGTTATATACCCTTCCCTGGGATAACCATGTCCTGGCCTCACCTTGGATGTTGAGCTGGATGATCTGCTGAGTTCGGTACAGAGAGGTGGTGATCTGACAAACGTAGGTCCCCTCGTCCTGTATAGTGAGGCTGGGCAGGGTGAGGGAGGCATCCCTGGCCATGCCCAGCTGCTCAGGCTCCAGGGTTGCGCCCTTCCGCACAGCCTGCCCCTGCCCTGTGGTCCAGCTGTACACCAGCTGACCCCTGCCCTTGTGCTGCAGCCGCCACTCCACACTGATGAGGTCCAAGCCTGGTGCCATGGAGAAGCCACAGTCCAAGGAGGCTGAGGACCCCAGCAGGAAGGTCAGGGATTGGGTCTGTGTCGTCACCTGGAACTCCACTGTGAAGAGGAAAACAGGGGTGATTTGTGGGCTACTTCCTCCTTGAGGTCACCTGATCTCCAAGCTGTGGGCATGTTGTGTGGCATACACCTGCCTCTTCTTCCGTGCCTGACAGGCCAGATGAGCTTATTTTCCATCACACGGAACCACAAAGAAATGGGGCTCTGGAAAGGCAGCATGGTACGCATGATGGCCATCACCATTTTGGGATCACTTACCCTAGGATAATTTAGTGAAAGCTATAGATCTCTCACCAggaaaaatacacatacaaaattAAGAGTTACCATCAATCTTCAGGTAAGTACTACTAGAGTAGCAGAAAAAGCTCTGAAACCCTGGTGTTCCACTTACTGGCTCTGTGACCTTTGACAAGTCACTTGGTGTTACCAAGCTCACCTACTTAAGCAAGGATGCTGTGAAGACTAGGAACAAGAGTTTAAAAAGCACgcggtggctgggcgcggtggctcacgcctgtaatcccagcactttgggaggccaaggtgggtggatcacctgaggtcaggagtttgagaccagcctggccaacatggtaaaaccctgtctctactaaaaatacaaaaattagccgggcatcatggcaggtgcctgtaatttcagctactcaagaggctgaggcaggagaattgcttgaatctgggaggtggaggttgcagtgagccgagattgcaccattgcactccagcctgggtgacaagagtgaaactccatctcaaaaaaatgtaaaaaaaaaaaaaaaaagtatgagttattaggaagctgaggtgggtggatcacctgaggccaggagttccagaacaatcttaccaacatagagaaacaccgtatctactaataatacaaaaattagctgggtgtggtggcacatgcatgtaatcccagctacttgggcggctcaggcaggagaatcacttgaacccaggaggtggaggttgcggtgagccaagatcgagccattgcactcctgcctgggcaataagcgaaactccatctcgattaaaaaaaaaaaaaaaaacatgtggtAGTAGTATCTGTGCCAAACATGCTTAACCTAAATCCAGTCATGAGGAAAACAATCAGACAAATCTAAATGGTGGGATACTCTACAAGACCACTAGCCTGGACCCTTCAAAAATGTCAATTCTGTGAAAGATGTTCTAGATTAAAATAGGGAACAGCACAACTAAATGCACTGCATGATTCTTGTTTGAATTGTGTACttagaaaaagaaagcagtaaaaaAACATATTGGgacatttaattattattattattaattttttttttttttttttttttgagacggagtctcgctctgtcacccgggctggagtgcagtggccggatctcagctcactgcaagctccgcctcctgggtttacgccattctcctgcctcagcctcccgagtagctgggactacaggtgcccgccacctcgcccagctagttttttgtatttttttagtagagacggggtttcaccatgttagccaggatggtctcgatctcctgacctcgtgatccgcccgcctcggcctcccaaagtgctgggattacaggcttgagccaccgcgcccggcctttaattatttttttaagagaagggtctcaggctgggcacagtggctcacgcctgtaatcccaacactttggaaggccgaggtgggtggatcacctgagattaggagttcaagaccagcctggccaatatggtgaaaccccatctctactaaaaatacaaaaattagctggtgtagtggcgtgcgtctgtaatcctagctacttgggagactgaggcacaagaatcacttgaacctaggaggcagaggttgcagtgagccgagatcgcgccactgcactccagcctgggagacagaatgagactctgttaaaaaaaaaaaaaaaagagagagagagagacaggatctcgctatgttgcccaggcaggactcaaactcctgggctcaagcaattgtcctgcctcagcctcctgggtagctggactacaggtgtgcatcaccatgccctgAACTTTATAGTTGAGACTATCATTGTATCAATTAAAAAGTGTCTAAAAGGATGAAGATCCGTGGCATACTAGGCAGTGGTGTCGGGGGATAGGGACAGTCTGCCCTGGCAGGGAGGAGTATTTTATCACTGATAATATTCAGAATTGTCAATGTCAGGAGATGGTGAGACTATAAAGCCATCTGACTTTTAGCCAATTTTATTATTGTTCTGAAATATTTTACACTCTGCACTCCCTTATTGCCTGCACCATGGGTAGACTACTCCCCCACTTTGGTTTGTTTCTGACATGATGGTTTTGTAACCATGAAGGATTACGTCCTTGTCCTTCGCTGTAAACTAATACATGCTATGGATGGGAGCATTTGGGGTTCAAGTGTTGCCTTCTGCAACTTACTCTCAGTTCAGaggaaaatacacacatacacatatacacacacgggGAGTCAGGGGGAGAGAGAATGTGGCAAATTGGTGACAATTGGTGGATCTAGGTGTAGGGTATGTAGGTGTTCATTATATTATAATTTCACCTTTTTTTGTAGGTTtggaataaaaagagagaaatatctACCCATGCCAGGAGTGTGGTAGACACTGGACAGCTGCGAGGACCTTTTCTTTCTAATGTGGCAGATGAGATTTAGGTTGGACCACAGAGAGGTTAGAGTGTTCTAGGGTTTTCCAAGGATAGGAGGGTTGCCCCCTAATTTT contains:
- the LOC105484182 gene encoding tapasin-related protein isoform X3, translated to MANVQVSGGGPSISMVMKTPIDAKNDAFWHPTLNLPLSPQGTVRTAVEFQVTTQTQSLTFLLGSSASLDCGFSMAPGLDLISVEWRLQHKGRGQLVYSWTTGQGQAVRKGATLEPEQLGMARDASLTLPSLTIQDEGTYVCQITTSLYRTQQIIQLNIQASPKVRLSLANEALLPTLICDIAGYYPLDVAVTWTRQELGGSPVQVSGASFSSLRQSVAGTYSISSSLIAEPGSAGATYTCQVTHISLEEPLGASTQVVPPEQRTALGVIVASSLFLLALLFLGLQRRQAPTRVGLLQAERWETTSCADAQTSHLQEDRAAHVSQPS
- the LOC105484181 gene encoding vesicle-associated membrane protein 1; the protein is MSAPAQPPAEGTEGTAPGGGPPGPPPNLTSNRRLQQTQAQVEEVVDIIRVNVDKVLERDQKLSELDDRADALQAGASQFESSAAKLKRKYWWKNCKMMIMLGAICAIIVVVIVIYFFT
- the LOC105484182 gene encoding tapasin-related protein isoform X2 gives rise to the protein MGTEESWCLLFCLALSGAAETKPHTAETQWRAVDVVLDCFLAKDGGHRGALASSEDRARASLVLKQVPVLDDGSLEDFTDFQGGTLAQDDPTDIFEASVDLVQIPQAEALLHADCSGKEVTCEISHYFLQTRETTVETAACFMANVQVSGGGPSISMVMKTPIDAKNDAFWHPTLNLPLSPQGTVRTAVEFQVTTQTQSLTFLLGSSASLDCGFSMAPGLDLISVEWRLQHKGRGQLVYSWTTGQGQAVRKGATLEPEQLGMARDASLTLPSLTIQDEGTYVCQITTSLYRTQQIIQLNIQASPKVRLSLANEALLPTLICDIAGYYPLDVAVTWTRQELGGSPVQVSGASFSSLRQSVAGTYSISSSLIAEPGSAGATYTCQVTHISLEEPLGASTQVVPPEQRTALGVIVASSLFLLALLFLGLQRRQATSLRSVKTLRHSG
- the LOC105484182 gene encoding tapasin-related protein isoform X1; the protein is MGTEESWCLLFCLALSGAAETKPHTAETQWRAVDVVLDCFLAKDGGHRGALASSEDRARASLVLKQVPVLDDGSLEDFTDFQGGTLAQDDPTDIFEASVDLVQIPQAEALLHADCSGKEVTCEISHYFLQTRETTVETAACFMANVQVSGGGPSISMVMKTPIDAKNDAFWHPTLNLPLSPQGTVRTAVEFQVTTQTQSLTFLLGSSASLDCGFSMAPGLDLISVEWRLQHKGRGQLVYSWTTGQGQAVRKGATLEPEQLGMARDASLTLPSLTIQDEGTYVCQITTSLYRTQQIIQLNIQASPKVRLSLANEALLPTLICDIAGYYPLDVAVTWTRQELGGSPVQVSGASFSSLRQSVAGTYSISSSLIAEPGSAGATYTCQVTHISLEEPLGASTQVVPPEQRTALGVIVASSLFLLALLFLGLQRRQAPTRVGLLQAERWETTSCADAQTSHLQEDRAAHVSQPS